The proteins below come from a single Tigriopus californicus strain San Diego chromosome 3, Tcal_SD_v2.1, whole genome shotgun sequence genomic window:
- the LOC131878465 gene encoding probable protein disulfide-isomerase A4 translates to MKVFVTLLALCLSLNPVLGGGDDGPGDPEFSANDGDLESPVNPLEVPQGNYHVIEDEGVYVLNRDTFAHFVMPKPLVLVEFYAPWCGHCKKLEPEYSKAAKKLKDDGIPLAKVDASKESELAKEYMVQGFPTLTLFRNGVKIEDYDGGRTAKDIIEYMQRQNDPDWKPPPSAVVTLTADNFTKFIKEQKLSLVEFYAPWCKHCKQIEPEYEGAAADLKEWGIPLAKVDGTREKELADQYGVGGWPTLKMFRKGRVYEYNGPREKENIINFMKEQSKPPSEEKNNLLGITNNMDRLEISVVGFFKGKSDLFDEYIVAANEMRGTFKFMHTFDESIATSFKLPQETIAVFQPEIFHSEFENSTFSLSKKSATYKEIIQFVRRNSVPLVGQRTKKNAFKYTERPLVVIYYDVNYDHQYVKDTQFIRKKVLEVAKNFLGSNLKFAISNEEEYEEEIKALGFEDSGEDVNVGCFTEKQKFRMKATSEFETEDLSQFIDDLRTGKVKPYMKSLPVPKAQEGIVKKIVANNYDDEIHKVKKDAVIFFHAPWCGHCKEFDPVFKKVAKKMSKNNENLVFGKMDGTTNDIPYMFPPLKGYPTVFFLSAYEKFDPIQYQGDRSYKSVKDWINRHSSIFLTEEERTGQAASEEEEIESFTSENFEDDVHKPREEEDQAEEEEQKEKDEL, encoded by the exons ATGAAGGTCTTTGTTACCCTTTTGGCCTTGTGCCTTTCGCTCAACCCAGTTTTGGGTGGTGGGGACGATGGTCCCGGAGACCCAGAGTTCTCGGCCAATGATGGGGACCTGGAAAGTCCGGTGAACCCTTTGGAAGTTCCTCAAGGAAACTACCATGTCATTGAGGATGAGGGCGTCTATGTGCTCAACCGTGATACCTTTGCCCATTTTGTCATGCCCAAGCCTTTGGTTTTGGTCGAGTTCTACGCCCCCTGGTGCGGTCATTGCAAGAAACTTGAGCCAG AATACTCGAAAGCcgccaagaaattgaaggatGATGGTATTCCTTTGGCCAAAGTGGACGCTTCCAAGGAAAGCGAATTGGCCAAAGAGTATATGGTTCAAGGTTTCCCCACTCTCACCCTCTTCAGGAATGGGGTCAAGATTGAAGATTACGATGGTGGCAGAACCGCCAAGGATATCATCGAATACATGCAAAGACAAAATGATCCGGACTGGAAGCCCCCACCAAGTGCCGTGGTCACTCTCACCGCCGACAATTTCACGAAATTCATTAAGGAGCAAAAGTTGTCATTGGTTGAGTTCTACGCACCTTGGTGCAAGCATTGCAAGCAGATTGAGCCTG AATATGAAGGGGCTGCTGCTGATTTGAAGGAATGGGGTATTCCCTTGGCTAAAGTGGATGGAACCCGGGAGAAAGAGTTGGCCGATCAATACGGCGTGGGAGGATGGCCGACTCTGAAAATGTTCCGAAAAGGACGAGTCTATGAATATAACGGGCCCCGCGAGAAAGAGAACATCATCAACTTCATGAAGGAGCAATCCAAGCCTCCATCTGAAGAGAAGAACAACCTGTTAGGGATCACCAACAACATGGACAGACTCGAAATTAGTGTGGTCGGATTTTTCAAGGGCAAGAGTGATCTGTTCGACGAGTACATTGTGGCGGCCAATGAAATGCGTGGAACCTTCAAGTTCATGCACACTTTTGACGAATCCATTGCCACCAGCTTCAAGTTGCCCCAGGAGACCATTGCCGTTTTCCAACCCGAGATCTTCCATTCTGAGTTCGAGAACAGTACTTTCTCGTTGAGCAAGAAATCTGCGACCTATAAGGAGATCATCCAATTTGTCAGGAGGAACAGCGTTCCCTTGGTGGGACAAAGGACCAAGAAGAACGCCTTCAAGTACACCGAGCGACCATTGGTTGTCATCTACTACGATGTGAACTACGACCATCAGTACGTGAAGGACACACAATTCATCCGAAAGAAAGTCTTGGAGGTTGCCAAGAACTTCTTGGGATCTAACCTGAAGTTTGCCATCAGCAACGAAGAAGAATACGAAGAGGAAATCAAGGCATTGGGATTCGAGGATTCTGGAGAAGACGTCAATGTGGGCTGCTTTACTGAGAAGCAGAAGTTCAGAATGAAGGCCACCAGTGAGTTCGAAACCGAGGATTTGAGCCAGTTCATTGACGATCTCCGCACAGGAAAGGTGAAGCCTTACATGAAATCCCTGCCCGTGCCCAAGGCACAAGAAGGTATCGTCAAGAAGATTGTGGCCAACAACTACGATGACGAGATCCATAAGGTCAAGAAGGACGCCGTGATCTTCTTCCATGCTCCATGGTGCGGCCATTGCAAGGAATTTGATCCTGTTTTCAAGAAGGTGGCCAAGAAGATGTCCAAGAACAACGAGAACCTTGTGTTCGGCAAGATGGACGGGACCACCAATGACATCCCGTACATGTTCCCTCCCCTAAAGGGATATCCCACCGTGTTCTTCCTCTCCGCCTATGAGAAATTCGACCCTATTCAGTACCAGGGCGATCGCAGCTATAAATCGGTCAAGGACTGGATTAACCGGCATTCGAGTATTTTCCTCACTGAAGAGGAGCGAACAGGTCAAGCCGCCTCTGAAGAGGAGGAGATTGAGTCCTTCACAAGTGAGAACTTCGAGGACGATGTCCACAAACCgagagaggaggaggatcaagctgaagaagaggaacaaaaggaaaaggacGAGCTCTAG
- the LOC131878466 gene encoding proton myo-inositol cotransporter-like: protein MNPDESEDESVFQRTILEPGQVKGGSSGSPKLLYILSFLSAIGGFIFGYDTGVVSGAMMLVRKDFQLSNFWHELIVSGTIGSALIFSLLGARIADQYGRKATIFAASVAFTIGTFFMGLASGPVTLLLGRLVVGIGIGFASMGVPLYISEASPPKQRGRLVLLNQLFITGGQFVASVVCGVFSDSKEGWRYMFGLGAIPAVIQFFGFLPMPESPRYLVEKGRLEEALVVLTRIRNSFDNVQVELEEMKIAASQDENQRQISISDVMAVGSIRKALIVGCLLQIFQQLCGINTVMYYSATIIQMAGVENESTAIWLASVTALINMVCCFAGLYFVDSRGRRPLLLFSLGGVALSLFLLSGTFFLMNNHTPMAQNYSPTSTLPCEQARSCGECLNLACGFCLDVQSNQGICIASNSSSCLSDTSSWIMEACPSGYAGLAVFIMCLYLLFFAPGLGPLPWTINTEIYPTWARSTCSGIATSVNWGSNLFVSMTFLSMISLIGQSYTFLFYGVVSLVGLLTFYITLPETKDRSLEETSSLFDSPESKGLRYSKLDGNPFNANGSP, encoded by the exons ATGAATCCTGACGAAAGTGAGGATGAGTCCGTGTTTCAAAGAACCATTCTGGAACCTGGTCAAGTGAAGGGAGGATCTTCCGGGAGTCCCAAATTGTTGTATATCTTGTCATTCCTGAGCGCCATTGGCGGATTCATATTCGGTTATGACACCGGCGTGGTGTCCGGAGCCATGATGCTCGTACGAAAA GACTTTCAATTGTCCAACTTCTGGCATGAACTCATCGTGTCGGGAACAATTGGTTCAGCCTTGATTTTTTCTCTGTTGGGAGCCCGGATCGCGGATCAATATGGCCGCAAAGCCACAATCTTTGCGGCAAGTGTGGCGTTCACGATTGGGACGTTCTTTATGGGCTTGGCCAGCGGTCCAG TCACTTTGCTCTTGGGCCGATTGGTGGTTGGTATTGGCATTGGCTTTGCGAGCATGGGCGTGCCGTTGTACATTTCCGAGGCGAGTCCACCCAAACAACGAGGCCGCTTGGTTCTACTCAACCAATTGTTCATCACGGGTGGTCAATTCGTGGCGAGTGTGGTTTGCGGAGTCTTCTCGGATTCCAAAGAGGGATGGCGTTATATGTTTGGCCTCGGTGCCATTCCCGCTGTGATCCAATTCTTCGGGTTCCTTCCCATGCCAGAATCGCCTCGATATCTGGTGGAGAAAG GCCGTCTTGAAGAAGCTTTGGTGGTTTTGACTCGGATCAGGAACTCCTTCGATAATGTTCAGGTAGAGCTTGAAGAGATGAAAATTGCCGCCTCGCAAGACGAAAATCAGCGTCAAATCTCCATATCCGATGTCATGGCCGTGGGCAGCATACGGAAGGCTCTGATTGTGGGATGCTTGCTCCAGATTTTTCAGCAGCTCTGTGGCATTAACACCGTTATGTACTACAGTGCCACCATTATTCAAATGGCAGGTGTGGAAAATGAAAGCACAGCCATCTGGCTGGCTTCGGTGACAGCTCTGATTAATATGGTTTGTTGCTTTGCCGGTTTATATTTCGTCGACAGTCGCG GACGCCGACCTTTGCTTCTATTTTCATTGGGAGGTGTGGCCTTGAGTCTGTTTTTGTTGAGTGGCACGTTTTTCCTGATGAATAATCACACACCTATGGCGCAGAATTATTCTCCAACTTCGACGTTACCTTGTGAACAAGCCCGTTCTTGTGGAGAGTGTTTGAACCTTGCTTGTGGCTTCTGTTTAGATGTTCAGAGTAACCAAGGAATTTGCATTGCCTCCAACAG CTCATCTTGTCTATCCGACACATCCTCCTGGATTATGGAGGCCTGTCCAAGTGGTTATGCCGGCTTGGCAGTATTCATCATGTGCCTTTACTTGTTGTTCTTTGCACCGGGTTTGGGGCCTTTGCCTTGGACCATAAACACAGAGATCTATCCCACATGGGCCCGGTCGACGTGTAGTGGGATTGCTACGTCGGTCAACTGGGGCAGCAATCTTTTCGTTTCCATGACTTTTCTATCCATGATTAGTCTCATAG GTCAATCTTATACATTTCTCTTTTATGGAGTCGTGTCCTTAGTTGGATTACTCACATTTTACATAACCCTACCGGAGACAAAAGACCGATCGTTAGAAGAGACTTCCAGTTTGTTTGATTCTCCAGAGAGTAAAGGACTTCGTTATTCCAAATTAGATGGAAACCCATTCAATGCTAATGGTTCGCCATGA
- the LOC131878132 gene encoding tripartite motif-containing protein 2-like has product MLLALYLQTQHQAYPRLLSPGSGTISSRYGPWGQAPTSSNQRNDLLAASNSANSGGLPGSMASTPEDEDSGTGSTTHSQESNVIKHIDRNILSCLICQQRFREPKVLPCLHTFCLGCLFVYLPPESLSITCPLCGHQSILPQQGVKALQDNYFISHLIDVLIQDGPSNENPSKQTPSLTEDPDCNTISSSYDLEYSESVDLESLSSHHKGESKLNSVDYEACGHQHQVTDNSSEATYSTPGARTLLCSNHSGSLLGVYCYSCETAICTLCASIEHRGHWTVAMAEAIEDEKETLRKLIDDAYVQVPLLKSALANIETLSSNLKEERVTTSQEVAKAFDQLVALVESRREVILRDLAMKEKSKQETLDRQKDEIETSLADLYTSCEFVEKALTHGSETEILLVKKQVGDRLVEYSQMQVVQEPAENRYLVFQPGLVDTFESQMNQWSQVLTSSAIHYRTGVVGEGCKLAQVDRTTTITLTTRDWQGNVVPGPEVEQFFCEIVPISINNPTNRPIQLTTEITDMGDGTYELAYSVPVEGRFELSVKMFDQHVNKSPFQISAVIPPPEEMCSIHLRKYPAPKKQRSKSHYQRPSSARSINDSQCSRNNPIEDDLILKIGGRGRGRGEFTNPQGVAVSTNGRILVADSNNQCIQCFGPQGEVRLKFGIRGRTPGQLQRPTGICCLPNGNYAIADYDNKWVSVFDQTGKFINKIGTGKLLGKHSTTQPCFLSELVALLWFLRRLLYVPQVFDSEGEFMFCFGSNGEGNGQFNAPTGVATDKQDNILVADWGNSRIQVFDSQGSFLAFVNTLACPLYGPQGVAVTPDGNIVVADSGNHCFKLYRYLQ; this is encoded by the exons ATGCTTTTGGCACTCTATCTACAAACCCAACATCAA gccTATCCTCGTCTATTGTCTCCGGGATCTGGGACGATTTCCTCTCGCTATGGTCCATGGGGTCAGGCACCGACGTCGAGCAACCAACGCAACGATTTGTTGGCGGCCTCGAATTCAGCCAATTCGGGCGGCTTACCCGGGAGCATGGCCAGTACTCCGGAAGATGAAGATTCAGGCACAGGAAGCACGACCCACAGTCAAGAATCCAATGTTATCAAGCATATCGACCGGAACATTCTCTCGTGCTTAATTTGTCAACAACGATTCCGAGAGCCCAAA GTTTTGCCTTGTCTGCACACCTTTTGTCTTGGGTGCTTGTTCGTTTATTTGCCACCAGAGAGCCTTTCCATAACGTGTCCGCTGTGTGGACATCAGTCCATTCTACCTCAACAAGGG GTCAAAGCCCTTCAGGACAACTATTTCATATCCCACTTAATCGACGTCCTGATTCAAGACGGTCCTTCAAACGAGAACCCATCCAAGCAGACGCCGAGTCTGACGGAAGATCCCGACTGTAACACCATCTCCTCCTCATACGACTTGGAATATTCCGAGTCAGTCGACCTCGAGAGCCTCTCAAGTCACCACAAAGGCGAGTCGAAATTGAACTCCGTGGATTACGAGGCTTGTGGCCATCAACATCAGGTTACCGACAACTCGAGCGAGGCAACTTATTCTACGCCGGGTGCCAGGACCCTGTTGTGTTCCAACCACTCAG GTTCTCTCTTGGGGGTCTATTGTTACTCTTGCGAGACCGCTATTTGCACTCTGTGTGCGAGCATCGAGCACAGAGGCCATTGGACCGTGGCCATGGCTGAGGCCATTGAAGATGAGAAAGAAACGCTGAGGAAGCTCATTGACGATGCCTATGTACAG gtgcCTTTGCTCAAGTCTGCTCTGGCAAATATCGAGACCTTGTCGTCAAACTTGAAGGAGGAACGAGTGACTACATCTCAAGAAgttgccaaggcctttgaccAATTGGTGGCTTTGGTGGAAAGTCGACGAGAGGTCATTCTCAGGGACTTGGCCATGAAGGAAAAGTCCAAGCAAGAAACTCTGg ATCGCCAGAAGGATGAAATCGAGACCTCCTTGGCGGATTTGTACACAAGTTGTGAGTTTGTCGAGAAAGCACTTACCCATGGATCGGAGACGGAAATCTTGCTGGTCAAGAAACAAGTCGGAGATCGCTTGGTTGAGTACAGCCAGATGCAAGTGGTCCAGGAACCTGCAGAAAATAGATACTTGGTGTTCCAACCGG GATTGGTTGACACTTTTGAATCTCAAATGAACCAGTGGAGCCAAGTTTTGACCTCAAGTGCCATTCACTACCGCACCGGCGTGGTTGGAGAAGGCTGCAAACTGGCCCAAGTGGACCGAACCACCACCATTACCCTCACGACCAGAGACTGGCAG GGCAATGTGGTTCCAGGGCCTGAAGTTGAACAATTCTTCTGCGAGATCGTCCCAATCTCCATCAACAACCCCACAAATCGACCCATTCAACTGACCACGGAAATCACTGACATGGGAGATGGAACCTACGAGCTGGCCTATTCAGTGCCCGTAGAGGGACGTTTTGAACTGTCGGTCAAGATGTTCGACCAGCATGTCAATAAAAGCCCATTCCAG atttcggcTGTGATTCCCCCGCCTGAAGAGATGTGTTCCATACACCTTCGAAAGTATCCCGCTCCCAAAAAGCAGAGAAGCAAAAGTCATTATCAGCGACCGTCTTCGGCTCGGTCCATAAACGATAGCCAGTGTTCCAGAAACAATCCCATCGAGGACGACCTCATTCTCAAGATCGGTGGCCGAGGGCGGGGCCGAGGCGAGTTCACCAACCCACAAGGCGTGGCTGTGTCCACTAATG GGCGGATTTTGGTGGCCGATTCGAATAACCAGTGCATACAATGTTTCGGACCTCAAGGCGAGGTCCGGCTTAAATTCGGGATTCGAGGCCGAACCCCGGGTCAATTACAGCGTCCCACCGGGATCTGTTGCTTGCCCAACGGGAATTATGCCATCGCAGATTACGACAACAAATGGGTCTCTGTTTTTGACCAAACGGGCAAATTCATTAACAAAATAGGCACAGGGAAACTTTTAGGTAAACATTCTACAACTCAACCATGTTTTTTGTCCGAATTAGTTGCATTACTTTGGTTCCTT CGCCGACTTCTCTATGTTCCACAGGTATTTGATTCAGAAGGTGAATTCATGTTCTGCTTTGGTTCCAACGGAGAAGGAAACGGTCAATTCAACGCTCCCACCGGTGTAGCTACAGACAAGCAAGATAACATCCTGGTGGCGGATTGGGGAAACTCCCGAATCCAAGTCTTTGATTCCCAAGGctcttttttggcctttgtcaATACCCTGGCATGTCCCTTGTACGGCCCTCAAGGTGTGGCGGTCACCCCTGATGGGAACATTGTGGTGGCCGATAGTGGGAACCATTGCTTTAAGTTGTATCG ATATCTCCAATAG
- the LOC131878468 gene encoding uncharacterized protein LOC131878468, whose product MWHRVNVFFSLWVISAQAQLGEISVAPLGHRNIPTGAKTYKTEKAPTTPQVNPYLVNFSQISNLLQGVAPILIPDLQKSGGQPLSNVAGGTKSSPSSGQTKDPILKSSDEHLVTVDLCYYFGYDFQDSHVRCDTRWNPNSPGPIRDLYTAQIDYLNELTLVANQYLNRVDQDWSVKNDNFLLTWRGAWNRSDYFLNYPENSQQERQSIGGDIYVNRNYGCDVNIFMHFNTYEDCFSSTSTGQEHSGIASGAACESQFGNGYAKVVDQGYLDGYWVGPQILAHHILLLLTTDLYVNGYQDTYLTPEQLNQLPPLGQYPQNCPNPSSLLHSEIYSGQQWRGDCIGERLQTSRIPIRPCLHD is encoded by the exons ATGTGGCATCGTGTGAATGTCTTCTTCTCGCTTTGGGTGATCTCCGCTCAAGCTCAATTGGGGGAGATCTCGGTGGCACCTCTGGGTCATCGGAATATTCCAACGGGGGCCAAGACGTACAAAACCGAAAAAGCTCCAACCACTCCACAAGTCAACCCATATCTTGTCAACTTTAGCCAGATATCAAACTTGTTGC AAGGTGTAGCCCCGATATTGATCCCCGATCTTCAAAAATCCGGTGGTCAGCCCTTGAGCAATGTTGCTGGAGGGACCAAGTCCTCCCCATCATCTGGCCAGACAAAGGATCCGATTCTCAAAAGTTCCGACGAGCACTTGGTGACCGTAGATTTATGCTATTACTTTGGATATGACTTCCAAGACAGTCATGTCCGTTGTGATACACGGTGGAATCCCAACTCACCAGGACCCATCCGAGATCTGTACACTGCCCAAATCGATTATCTCAACGAGCTCACCCTCGTTGCCAATCAATACCTGA ATCGAGTGGACCAGGATTGGAGTGTGAAAAACGACAATTTCCTGTTGACCTGGAGAGGTGCTTGGAATCGATCTGATTATTTCTTGAATTATCCGGAGAACTCGCAACAAGAGCGCCAAAGCATTGGTGGCGATATCTATGTCAATCGTAATTACGGTTGCGATGTAAACATCTTCATGCACTTCAACACCTACGAGGATTGCTTCTCCTCCACTTCTACTGGGCAGGAACACTCAGGGATTGCCAGTGGAGCCGCTTGTGAAAGCCAATTTGGTAATGGATACGCCAAAGTGGTCGATCAAG GCTACTTGGACGGATATTGGGTGGGTCCCCAAATCTTGGCCCATCACATTCTTTTGCTACTGACCACTGATTTGTATGTGAACGGCTACCAAGATACTTATTTGACCCCGGAACAACTTAATCAACTGCCCCCATTGGGACAATATCCTCAAAATTGTCCCAATCCGTCGTCTCTACTTCATTCAGAGATCTATTCAGGACAACAATGGCGAGGCGATTGCATTGGTGAACGTCTCCAGACTTCCAGGATTCCCATTCGACCCTGTTTGCATGACTAA